Proteins encoded in a region of the Candidatus Neomarinimicrobiota bacterium genome:
- a CDS encoding aldehyde dehydrogenase family protein, translating to RSIEKGARCLLGGEIPESAGAYYPPTVLTAVKPGIPAYEEELFGPVAAIIPVKDENEAIRVANNSRFGLGAAIFTKDVARGTRIAANELEAGCCFVNAPVKSDPRLPFGGVKESGYGRELSKYGIKEFVNIKTVFVM from the coding sequence CGGAGCATTGAAAAAGGTGCCAGGTGCCTGCTGGGCGGGGAGATCCCCGAAAGCGCAGGGGCCTACTATCCCCCCACGGTTCTCACCGCAGTCAAGCCAGGGATCCCAGCTTATGAAGAAGAGCTGTTCGGCCCTGTCGCAGCAATTATTCCTGTGAAAGATGAGAACGAAGCGATCAGGGTGGCCAACAACTCTCGCTTCGGTCTTGGGGCGGCGATCTTCACTAAAGACGTGGCAAGGGGAACACGAATTGCGGCGAATGAACTTGAAGCGGGCTGTTGCTTCGTAAATGCTCCGGTGAAGTCAGATCCCAGGCTGCCCTTCGGTGGTGTGAAGGAGAGCGGGTACGGACGCGAACTATCCAAATACGGGATCAAGGAGTTCGTGAACATCAAGACCGTTTTCGTGATGTGA
- a CDS encoding glutamate dehydrogenase, producing the protein MSSEKPQKALTPFDEVNQCLDAARELAKVPEEALTLLKSPYREIRVEIPLFSNGKLRNFTGYRIQHNAARGPYKGGIRYHPHVDLHEVRALASLMTWKTALVDIPFGGAMGGITCDPLTMTDEELYDVTVTFFTRIAMILGPNRDIPGPDMGTNAKVMGWAMAAYGRLNGHTPAIVTGKPLELGGSVGREDATGKGVAIITEQWAQRQGRNLKNARVVIQGCGNVGSFAALHLAEKGAKVIAISDVRGGIRNDAGLDIRALMEHMKKTDSVVGFKAGEPLDGDEILNQECDYLVPAALGGVITEKNAGKVKAGVVVEAANHPVTPLGSDILARNGVEIIPDLIANAGGVIVSYFEWAQNIQQFAWEKERIDKELHATLRKSFAGVMQFATAHKCSLRLASFAIALSRVYQASKARGYIRL; encoded by the coding sequence ATGAGCAGTGAAAAGCCCCAAAAAGCATTGACACCGTTTGACGAGGTTAACCAGTGCTTGGATGCAGCTCGGGAGCTTGCGAAGGTTCCGGAAGAAGCCCTGACCCTGCTGAAGAGCCCCTACCGGGAAATTCGCGTGGAGATTCCCCTGTTCAGCAATGGCAAATTGCGCAACTTCACCGGCTACCGTATCCAGCACAACGCCGCCCGGGGGCCTTACAAGGGCGGCATCCGCTACCATCCCCATGTGGACCTGCACGAGGTGCGGGCCCTCGCTTCCCTCATGACCTGGAAGACCGCTCTGGTGGATATCCCCTTCGGCGGCGCCATGGGGGGCATCACCTGCGATCCCCTCACCATGACCGACGAGGAGCTCTATGATGTCACCGTCACCTTCTTCACCCGCATCGCCATGATCCTCGGGCCCAACCGTGACATACCCGGCCCGGACATGGGCACCAACGCCAAGGTCATGGGCTGGGCCATGGCAGCCTACGGCAGGTTAAATGGCCATACCCCTGCCATCGTCACCGGCAAGCCGTTGGAACTGGGCGGCTCCGTGGGACGGGAAGACGCCACCGGCAAGGGCGTGGCCATCATCACGGAGCAGTGGGCCCAGCGGCAGGGCCGGAACCTCAAGAATGCCAGGGTGGTCATCCAGGGGTGCGGAAATGTGGGCTCCTTCGCCGCCCTACACCTCGCGGAGAAAGGGGCCAAGGTCATCGCCATCAGCGATGTGCGGGGCGGCATCCGCAATGATGCTGGTCTTGACATCCGGGCCCTCATGGAGCATATGAAAAAGACTGACTCGGTGGTCGGATTTAAGGCCGGTGAACCTCTGGACGGCGATGAGATCCTCAACCAGGAATGTGATTACCTGGTGCCGGCGGCGCTGGGAGGTGTTATCACTGAGAAAAATGCTGGCAAAGTCAAGGCCGGCGTGGTGGTGGAGGCCGCCAACCACCCGGTGACCCCCCTGGGCAGCGACATCCTGGCCCGCAACGGTGTGGAGATCATCCCCGACCTGATTGCCAACGCCGGGGGCGTTATCGTAAGCTATTTCGAATGGGCCCAGAATATCCAGCAGTTTGCCTGGGAGAAAGAGCGCATTGATAAGGAACTCCACGCCACTCTCAGGAAAAGCTTTGCCGGCGTGATGCAGTTCGCTACGGCACACAAATGTTCCCTGCGCCTGGCCTCGTTCGCCATCGCCCTCTCGCGGGTCTACCAGGCCTCCAAGGCCCGGGGCTACATCCGCCTCTAG
- a CDS encoding Crp/Fnr family transcriptional regulator — protein sequence MAERTKIWDLQNFNLFKEVEDQTLTDLADLSQMNYTNKKEVVYFPEEPSNTIYMLISGKIKISRISPDGRSVILALLGAGEIFGESAILGQETHQNIAEVVEDAVVCAIDRKAFLKILEKSNALSRQFRTHLGLRIRKVESQIEDLVFKDAHFRVLNFLLRYMEDFGKQMENLWEVRPFLTHQEIAELTATCRQTVNAILNELKSAGKIDFSPQFLRTPGPESLRQ from the coding sequence ATGGCAGAACGAACGAAAATATGGGACCTCCAGAACTTCAATCTTTTCAAGGAAGTTGAGGATCAGACACTCACCGATCTGGCGGATCTCAGCCAGATGAACTACACCAACAAGAAGGAGGTGGTCTACTTCCCCGAAGAGCCCTCCAACACCATTTATATGTTGATATCGGGGAAGATCAAGATTTCCCGCATTTCGCCGGATGGGCGATCGGTAATCCTGGCACTGCTGGGCGCAGGCGAGATCTTCGGGGAGTCGGCCATCCTCGGCCAGGAAACTCATCAAAACATCGCCGAAGTGGTGGAAGACGCAGTGGTTTGTGCTATCGACCGGAAAGCCTTCCTGAAGATCCTCGAAAAAAGCAATGCCCTCAGCCGCCAGTTCCGGACCCACCTCGGCCTGCGCATCCGCAAGGTGGAGTCCCAGATCGAAGACCTGGTTTTTAAGGACGCCCACTTTCGGGTCCTGAATTTCCTGCTCCGCTACATGGAGGACTTCGGCAAGCAAATGGAGAACCTCTGGGAGGTACGGCCCTTTCTTACCCATCAGGAAATCGCCGAACTCACCGCCACCTGCAGGCAGACCGTCAATGCCATCCTCAACGAGCTCAAAAGCGCGGGCAAGATCGATTTTTCGCCCCAGTTCCTGAGGACTCCCGGCCCGGAGAGCCTGCGGCAGTAG
- a CDS encoding M2 family metallopeptidase: protein MSRNILGQGPHATNYFGKKAVGDFLWSIMETGLTMDWRKLLRETTGKDLSTAAVMVCFAPLMEWLREENQRRAHTLEEL, encoded by the coding sequence ATTTCCCGGAACATTCTGGGGCAGGGCCCCCACGCGACCAACTACTTCGGCAAAAAGGCGGTAGGCGATTTCTTATGGTCCATCATGGAGACGGGATTAACCATGGACTGGCGGAAGCTGTTGCGTGAGACCACCGGGAAGGACCTCTCTACGGCGGCTGTGATGGTCTGTTTCGCACCCCTTATGGAATGGCTCCGGGAGGAGAACCAGAGACGGGCGCATACGCTGGAGGAGCTTTAG